One region of Natronobacterium texcoconense genomic DNA includes:
- a CDS encoding ABC transporter ATP-binding protein — protein MARVTLENVTKRYDDIVAVDDMNLEIEDGEFVCLVGPSGCGKSTTMETIAGLTKPTEGAIRIGDTDVTKLPPKDRGVAMVFQNIALFPHMDVYDNVSFGLRLRNFSKDEIDQRVEDAAEIVQLEGMLDREPNELSGGQQQRVAIARAIVREPAVFLMDEPLANLDAKLRVHMRTELQRLHKQLDTTIIYVTHDQAEAMTMSDRIAVINDGELQQIAPPLTCYNEPSNLFVAGFIGSPSMNFLDGKLTESGLSTEHVDLEFDVDGLDLSTGAPVTMGIRPEDIYPAETAESLSSASTTIEATTDVLEPMGDEIFVYLALDGSSAGTMTSDEASRASNQLLMSVDPDSTIAEGDTVRVVLDRSKVHLFDTETGEAITHGIEELPRTPAESIATETEGSSSAASGGQHE, from the coding sequence ATGGCACGCGTAACACTCGAAAACGTCACGAAACGCTACGACGACATCGTCGCCGTCGACGACATGAACCTCGAGATCGAGGACGGCGAGTTCGTCTGTCTCGTCGGTCCCTCCGGCTGTGGGAAGTCGACGACGATGGAGACCATCGCCGGCCTGACGAAACCGACCGAAGGGGCGATCCGGATCGGAGACACGGACGTCACGAAACTCCCGCCGAAGGACCGTGGGGTCGCGATGGTGTTCCAGAACATCGCGCTGTTTCCCCACATGGACGTCTACGACAACGTCTCGTTCGGTCTCCGGCTACGGAACTTCTCCAAGGACGAGATCGATCAGCGGGTCGAAGACGCCGCCGAAATCGTCCAGTTAGAGGGGATGTTAGACCGGGAGCCCAACGAACTCTCGGGCGGGCAACAACAGCGCGTTGCGATCGCACGCGCGATCGTCCGCGAACCCGCCGTCTTCCTGATGGACGAACCGCTGGCGAACCTGGACGCGAAGCTCCGGGTTCACATGCGGACGGAACTCCAGCGACTGCACAAGCAGCTGGATACGACGATCATCTACGTCACCCACGACCAGGCCGAGGCGATGACCATGTCCGATCGGATCGCGGTCATCAACGACGGCGAACTCCAGCAGATCGCCCCGCCGCTTACCTGCTACAACGAGCCGTCGAACCTCTTCGTCGCCGGCTTCATCGGGTCGCCGTCGATGAACTTCCTCGACGGTAAACTGACGGAAAGCGGACTGTCGACCGAGCACGTCGACCTCGAGTTCGACGTCGACGGTCTCGATCTGTCGACCGGCGCGCCCGTTACGATGGGGATTCGGCCGGAGGACATCTATCCCGCCGAGACAGCCGAGTCGCTCTCGAGCGCCTCGACGACCATCGAGGCGACGACCGACGTGTTAGAGCCGATGGGCGACGAGATCTTCGTCTACCTGGCACTCGACGGCTCGAGTGCGGGAACGATGACGAGCGACGAGGCCTCGAGAGCCTCGAACCAGTTGCTGATGAGCGTCGATCCTGACTCGACGATCGCGGAGGGAGACACCGTCCGCGTCGTCCTCGATCGGTCCAAAGTCCACCTGTTCGATACGGAGACGGGTGAGGCGATCACCCACGGCATCGAGGAACTCCCTCGGACGCCGGCGGAGAGCATCGCGACGGAAACTGAGGGAAGTTCGAGCGCCGCGTCGGGTGGTCAGCATGAGTGA
- a CDS encoding Gfo/Idh/MocA family protein — protein sequence MTAVNDPIRIGIVGLGNIGHHHADRLIEQGDGVALAGGMDIAPEARESFADAYGVPVYDDHRDLYETVDAVVITTPNRFHEEYAVTALEADLHVLLEKPLAHSLESARRIEAAAEDADGFCMIGLDKRFLNAVRLVKNRIDRGEFGEVTHVEANYVRRRGVPGRGSWFTRREVSGGGALIDLGVHAIDLSMYLLGYPEPREVSGVTRSEFGSREDYAYLEMWGDDQGADAFDVDDSASAFVRCDGDRTISLEVAWATNRPSTHEFVVRGTEAAARFDLLTNELTIHSASSDGPNHMIDTDVETEQNDSHADEQAAFVEAIATGTAAGCDVDEAMTVQRIVDGIYRSSETGTTVSLEEPTLEPEA from the coding sequence ATGACGGCGGTGAACGACCCAATCCGAATCGGCATCGTCGGCCTCGGGAACATCGGCCACCACCACGCCGACCGCCTCATCGAACAGGGCGACGGCGTGGCGCTGGCCGGCGGGATGGACATCGCTCCCGAGGCCCGCGAGTCGTTCGCCGACGCCTACGGCGTCCCGGTCTACGACGACCACCGCGACCTCTACGAGACGGTCGACGCCGTCGTCATCACCACGCCAAACCGGTTCCACGAGGAGTACGCCGTCACCGCACTCGAGGCGGACCTGCACGTCCTCCTCGAGAAGCCGCTGGCTCACTCCCTCGAGAGCGCCCGACGGATCGAGGCTGCGGCCGAAGATGCCGACGGCTTCTGTATGATCGGACTCGACAAGCGGTTCCTGAACGCCGTTCGCCTCGTCAAGAACCGGATCGATCGCGGCGAGTTCGGCGAGGTGACCCACGTCGAGGCGAACTACGTCCGACGGCGCGGCGTCCCCGGTCGTGGTTCCTGGTTCACTCGTCGCGAGGTCTCGGGCGGCGGCGCACTGATCGACCTCGGCGTCCACGCCATCGACCTCTCGATGTACCTGCTCGGCTACCCCGAGCCACGGGAAGTGTCGGGCGTTACGCGCTCGGAGTTCGGCTCTCGGGAAGACTACGCCTACCTCGAGATGTGGGGTGACGACCAGGGTGCCGACGCGTTCGACGTCGACGACTCCGCGAGCGCGTTCGTTCGCTGTGACGGCGACCGGACGATCTCGCTCGAGGTCGCCTGGGCGACGAATCGGCCGTCGACCCACGAGTTCGTCGTCCGCGGCACTGAGGCGGCCGCTCGCTTCGATCTGCTGACGAACGAACTCACGATTCACTCGGCGAGTTCGGACGGGCCGAACCACATGATCGATACGGACGTCGAGACCGAACAGAACGACTCACACGCCGACGAACAGGCGGCGTTCGTCGAGGCCATCGCAACCGGTACCGCGGCCGGCTGTGACGTCGACGAAGCCATGACCGTCCAGCGGATCGTCGACGGGATCTACCGCTCGAGTGAGACCGGGACGACCGTCAGCCTCGAGGAGCCGACACTCGAGCCCGAGGCCTGA
- a CDS encoding sugar phosphate isomerase/epimerase family protein, producing MDIGVHTPPLADESLEGALDYLSEIGVDAIEPGVGGYPGQDHLPREEYLDDEDAQADLDDLLEEYGMRISALATHNNPLHPDDEQAADADTELREAIRLADQIDVGVVTCFSGLPAGGPEDEVPNWITAPWPTEHAEAHEYQWDVAVDYWSDLAAFADDHGVDLAIEMHPNMLVYEPHGMAKLREETNDRVGANFDPSHLYWQGISITDAIRFLGERDAIHHFHAKDTKVYEEQAREKGVLDTTAYDDEPNRSWLFRSVGYGHDESHWKDLVSTLRMVGYDGTLSIEHEDSLTSSREGLEKAVELLERAVFRTQPGEAYWAE from the coding sequence ATGGACATCGGCGTACACACACCACCGCTGGCTGACGAGTCGCTCGAGGGTGCACTCGACTACCTCTCGGAGATCGGCGTCGACGCGATCGAACCCGGCGTCGGCGGCTATCCCGGCCAGGACCACCTTCCGCGAGAGGAGTATCTCGACGACGAGGACGCCCAGGCTGACCTCGACGACCTGCTCGAGGAGTACGGGATGCGTATCAGCGCGCTCGCGACCCACAACAATCCGCTGCATCCCGACGACGAGCAAGCGGCGGACGCCGATACGGAACTCCGGGAGGCGATCCGGCTGGCCGATCAGATCGACGTCGGCGTCGTCACCTGTTTCTCCGGCCTGCCCGCGGGCGGCCCCGAGGACGAGGTCCCCAACTGGATCACGGCACCCTGGCCGACCGAACACGCCGAGGCCCACGAGTACCAGTGGGACGTTGCCGTCGACTACTGGTCCGATCTGGCCGCGTTCGCCGACGACCACGGCGTCGACCTCGCCATCGAGATGCACCCCAACATGCTCGTCTACGAGCCCCACGGGATGGCGAAACTCCGCGAGGAGACCAACGACCGCGTCGGCGCGAACTTTGACCCCTCACACCTCTACTGGCAGGGGATCTCGATCACCGACGCAATCCGCTTCCTCGGTGAGCGCGACGCGATCCATCACTTCCACGCCAAGGACACGAAGGTCTACGAGGAACAGGCCCGTGAGAAGGGCGTCCTCGACACGACCGCCTACGACGACGAGCCGAATCGCTCGTGGCTGTTCCGCTCGGTCGGCTACGGCCACGACGAATCCCACTGGAAGGACCTCGTCTCGACGCTCCGGATGGTCGGCTACGACGGCACTCTCAGCATCGAACACGAGGACTCGCTGACCAGCAGTCGAGAGGGCCTCGAGAAGGCCGTCGAGCTGCTCGAGCGCGCCGTCTTCCGAACGCAACCGGGCGAGGCGTACTGGGCGGAGTAA
- a CDS encoding Gfo/Idh/MocA family protein: MTEPLEVGVLGYRFMGKAHANAMARLPMFFPDAPEIERSVLVGRDEEALEDAADRLGFDSISTDWEAVVDDVDAFYNLGPNHVHPGPSIAALEAGTPVFCEKPLAPTLEDAERMAQAADDAGVPAGTAFNYRFVPAIQYAKGLLEAGELGEIRHVRGRYLQDWLVDPEAPWSWRLDEEMAGSGVLGDLGAHTVDLVRFLVGDDDLAGDIERLSGHLQTFVDERPVEGEEETRPVTVDDAYSAQLEFENGAVGTLEASRYATGHKNDHTIEIHGSNGSLRFSLERLNELEVHREGDRGYETILVTDADDPYVDHWWPPGHVLGWEHTFVHENYEFLSSVEAGSEFEPSFADGLAAQRVLETIVESDERGEWLALE, encoded by the coding sequence ATGACTGAACCACTCGAAGTCGGTGTACTCGGCTATCGGTTCATGGGTAAAGCACACGCGAACGCGATGGCGCGGCTGCCGATGTTCTTCCCGGACGCGCCCGAGATCGAACGCTCGGTACTGGTCGGTCGGGACGAGGAGGCACTCGAGGATGCCGCCGACCGACTCGGTTTCGACTCGATTTCGACCGATTGGGAAGCGGTCGTCGACGACGTCGACGCCTTCTACAACCTCGGTCCGAACCACGTCCACCCCGGGCCGTCGATCGCGGCACTCGAGGCGGGCACCCCTGTCTTCTGCGAGAAACCGCTCGCGCCCACGCTCGAGGACGCAGAACGGATGGCGCAAGCGGCGGACGACGCCGGCGTCCCCGCAGGAACCGCGTTCAACTACCGGTTCGTCCCCGCGATCCAGTACGCCAAGGGGCTGCTCGAGGCTGGCGAACTCGGCGAGATCCGTCACGTCCGTGGTCGCTATCTGCAGGACTGGCTGGTCGACCCCGAAGCGCCGTGGTCGTGGCGACTCGACGAGGAGATGGCGGGCTCCGGCGTGCTCGGTGACCTCGGAGCGCACACGGTCGATCTGGTGCGGTTCCTCGTCGGCGACGACGATCTCGCGGGCGACATCGAACGGCTCAGCGGCCACCTACAGACGTTCGTCGACGAGCGGCCCGTAGAAGGTGAGGAAGAAACGCGCCCCGTCACCGTCGACGACGCCTACTCCGCACAGCTCGAGTTCGAAAACGGCGCGGTCGGCACGCTCGAGGCCTCGCGGTACGCCACCGGTCACAAGAACGACCACACGATCGAGATCCACGGCTCGAACGGCAGCCTGCGGTTCTCGCTCGAGCGGCTGAACGAACTCGAGGTCCACCGCGAGGGTGACCGCGGCTACGAGACGATCCTGGTGACCGACGCGGACGACCCCTACGTCGACCACTGGTGGCCGCCAGGTCACGTGCTCGGCTGGGAGCACACGTTCGTCCACGAGAACTACGAGTTCCTCTCGTCTGTGGAAGCGGGCAGCGAGTTCGAACCCAGCTTCGCCGACGGCCTCGCCGCACAGCGCGTCCTCGAGACGATCGTCGAGAGCGACGAACGCGGTGAGTGGCTCGCGCTCGAGTAG
- a CDS encoding DUF1405 domain-containing protein, producing the protein MFPSPDLPERDPLPTYLAPVPRVIEDLGLRFAWLIVAINLAGTAFGFWYYSSQLADTAVVMWPWVPDSPLATLFIALAIAAWKLGYEQPWLTSLAFFGNVILGLWTPFTLLAFYDAYGYLHPLMYQFLFWSHLAMVVQAYVLHRITDFPVWGVAVALVWYASNLIVDYFIPIVGEPHHTFIPVARDEPMFLGADALGVIAAGEVTFTLLALFLALATRVKKCELARGRTG; encoded by the coding sequence ATGTTTCCGTCGCCAGACCTGCCGGAGCGCGACCCGTTACCGACGTATCTCGCGCCGGTGCCTCGAGTGATCGAAGACCTGGGACTGCGTTTCGCATGGTTGATCGTCGCGATCAACCTCGCGGGGACGGCCTTCGGCTTCTGGTACTACTCCAGTCAGCTGGCCGACACCGCGGTCGTCATGTGGCCCTGGGTGCCGGACAGCCCGCTAGCGACGCTGTTTATCGCGCTGGCGATCGCCGCCTGGAAACTCGGCTACGAACAGCCCTGGCTCACGTCGCTTGCGTTCTTCGGGAACGTCATTCTGGGCCTGTGGACGCCGTTTACCCTGCTCGCGTTCTACGACGCCTACGGCTATCTCCACCCGCTGATGTACCAGTTCCTCTTCTGGAGCCACCTCGCGATGGTCGTCCAGGCGTACGTTCTCCACCGGATCACCGATTTCCCCGTCTGGGGCGTCGCCGTCGCGCTCGTCTGGTACGCAAGCAACCTGATCGTCGACTACTTTATTCCGATCGTCGGCGAACCTCACCACACGTTCATCCCTGTCGCTCGCGACGAGCCGATGTTCCTCGGGGCCGATGCGCTCGGCGTCATCGCCGCCGGCGAGGTGACGTTCACGCTGCTGGCGCTGTTCCTCGCGCTCGCGACTCGAGTCAAGAAGTGCGAGCTAGCTCGTGGACGGACTGGCTGA
- the pdxS gene encoding pyridoxal 5'-phosphate synthase lyase subunit PdxS: MADNADTDLEELRRGTDLVKRGFAQMQKGGVIMDVVDPEQARIAEEAGAVAVMALEAVPADIRKRGGVARMADPADVEEIVDSVSIPVMGKARIGHTKEAQILEAVGVDMIDESEVLTPADDAYHIDKRDFTAPFVCGARNLGEALRRIDEGAAMIRTKGEAGTGDVNQAVHHQRTIKGEIRKIEGMTHEEREAYAREIEAPAELVHETAEMGRLPVVNFAAGGIATPADAALMMHHECDGIFVGSGIFGAENPPEMAEAIVEAVNNWDDSEELADIAKNLGKGMKGDANVDLPEEEQMQGRGV; the protein is encoded by the coding sequence ATGGCCGACAACGCCGATACCGATCTCGAGGAACTCCGACGCGGGACCGACCTCGTCAAGCGAGGATTCGCACAGATGCAGAAAGGCGGCGTCATCATGGACGTCGTCGACCCCGAACAGGCTCGCATCGCGGAAGAGGCCGGCGCGGTTGCGGTGATGGCTCTGGAAGCCGTCCCCGCGGACATCCGCAAACGTGGCGGGGTCGCACGGATGGCCGACCCCGCAGACGTCGAGGAGATCGTCGACTCCGTCTCGATTCCCGTGATGGGGAAGGCCCGGATCGGCCACACGAAGGAAGCCCAGATCTTAGAGGCCGTCGGCGTCGACATGATCGACGAGTCCGAGGTGCTTACGCCCGCGGACGACGCCTACCACATCGACAAGCGTGACTTCACCGCGCCGTTCGTCTGTGGCGCGCGCAACTTAGGCGAGGCCCTGCGCCGGATCGACGAGGGCGCGGCAATGATCCGCACCAAGGGTGAGGCTGGCACTGGCGACGTCAACCAGGCCGTCCACCACCAGCGGACGATAAAGGGCGAGATCCGAAAGATCGAGGGCATGACTCACGAGGAACGCGAGGCCTACGCCCGCGAGATCGAGGCCCCTGCGGAACTGGTCCACGAGACTGCGGAGATGGGCCGGCTTCCGGTCGTCAACTTCGCCGCCGGCGGCATCGCGACGCCCGCCGACGCCGCGCTCATGATGCACCACGAGTGTGACGGCATCTTCGTCGGCAGCGGCATCTTCGGCGCGGAGAACCCGCCCGAGATGGCCGAAGCGATCGTCGAAGCCGTCAACAACTGGGACGACTCCGAAGAACTCGCCGACATCGCGAAGAACCTCGGCAAAGGGATGAAAGGCGACGCGAACGTCGACCTCCCCGAAGAAGAGCAGATGCAGGGACGAGGCGTCTGA
- a CDS encoding homoserine kinase, whose amino-acid sequence MLTVRAPATSANLGSGFDVFGVALGTPADVVRVERAPETTITVTGTGSQYIPEDPDKNTVGAVVDALDAPARIRIDKGVRPSSGLGSSAASAAAAAVALNELYDRGFTRKELVPIAAEGEAIVSGEAHADNVAPSILGGFTVATADGVTQVDASIPLVACLPEAVISTRDARNVVPEYAHMNDVVDTVGNAATLTVGMARNDPDLVGRGMEDEIVTPERSKLIDGYDRVRDAALEAGATGVTVSGAGPGMLAACYRGDRQAIASAMVDAFDAVGVEARAYQTTVGDGARLYRE is encoded by the coding sequence ATGCTCACCGTGCGGGCCCCGGCGACGAGTGCGAACCTCGGCAGTGGTTTCGACGTCTTCGGTGTTGCGCTCGGGACGCCCGCCGACGTGGTCCGGGTCGAACGAGCTCCGGAGACCACGATCACGGTAACCGGAACCGGCAGTCAGTACATCCCGGAGGATCCGGACAAGAACACCGTCGGCGCGGTCGTCGACGCACTCGACGCGCCGGCACGCATCCGTATCGACAAGGGCGTGCGTCCCTCGTCGGGCCTCGGCTCCTCGGCCGCCAGCGCCGCCGCCGCCGCCGTCGCGCTCAACGAACTCTACGACCGTGGATTCACGCGGAAGGAACTCGTTCCGATCGCCGCCGAAGGTGAAGCGATCGTCTCCGGCGAGGCTCACGCGGACAACGTCGCGCCGTCTATTCTGGGCGGGTTCACCGTCGCCACCGCCGACGGCGTTACGCAGGTCGACGCGTCGATCCCGCTCGTCGCCTGCCTGCCCGAAGCCGTCATCTCGACCCGGGACGCCCGCAACGTCGTCCCCGAGTACGCCCACATGAACGACGTCGTCGACACCGTCGGCAACGCCGCTACGCTCACCGTCGGCATGGCCCGAAACGATCCCGACCTCGTCGGTCGCGGAATGGAAGACGAAATCGTCACGCCCGAGCGAAGCAAACTCATCGACGGCTACGACCGCGTTCGTGATGCTGCACTCGAGGCCGGTGCGACCGGCGTCACGGTAAGCGGCGCGGGACCGGGGATGCTGGCAGCCTGTTACCGCGGGGACCGGCAGGCGATCGCTTCGGCGATGGTCGACGCCTTCGACGCGGTCGGCGTCGAGGCTCGAGCCTACCAGACCACCGTCGGCGACGGCGCACGGCTGTACCGGGAGTAG